The Pelagibacterium halotolerans B2 nucleotide sequence ATCGAAGGCGTCGCGCACGGCCTCGCCCGCAAAGACCAGAAGGCTGAGCATGATGGAGATGACCGCAAACCCGGTCAGGCCCAGCCATGGTGCCTGTAGATTGTTCTTGCCTTGTGCTAGAAGCTCGCCCAGCGATGGCGATCCCGGAGGCAACCCGAAGCCAAGAAAATCCAGCGCCGTCAGCGTGGTGATCGATCCGCCCAGAATGAAGGGCACGAATGTGATGGTTGCCACCATGGCGTTGGGCATCAGATGGCGGAACATGATCGTCCAATTGCCCACCCCCAGCGCCCGCGCCGCATTGACATATTCGAAATTTCGTCCGCGCAGGAACTCCGCTCGCACAACCCCAACCAGGGCCACCCATGAAAACAGAAGCAGTATAATGAGCAGCACCCAGAAACTCGGGGCAATGACGCTGGAAATGATGAGCAGGAGATAGAGCGAGGGGATCGAGGTCCAGACCTCGATGAAGCGCTGGAAAAGCAAATCGGTCCAGCCTCCGAAATAGCCCTGTGCCGCTCCGGCCACGATGCCGACCACGGACGACAGAATGGTCAGCGTCAACCCGAACAGCACCGAGATCCGGAACCCGTAGATCAGTCGGGCCAGAACGTCCCGTCCCTGGTCGTCGGTGCCCAGCACATGCATGTTGCCAAACACACACCCTGGATCGCTTGCACCCTGGCGGTAGCGCGAACAGTTTTCCTCCTGGCTCATCAGCCAGCTCGGTGGTGTCGGCGCCGGTCGGGGCAGGGCTGTATCGACCGTGCGGTGGGAAAAGCGAAACAGCGGCCATATCGCCCAGCCGTTCTCCTCGATTTCGTTCTGGATCACCGAAGATCGATATTGTGTAACCGCGAGAAATCCCCCGAACTTGGTTTCCGGATAGTCGATCACCACCGGAAACAGCAACTCGCCCTGGTAGGAGACGAGCAATGGCTTGTCGTTGCTGATGGCTTCGGCGAACAGGGTGACGACCACGAGAATCACGAAAATCCAGAACGAAATATGTCCGCGCCTGTTGCGGCGGAAATTGGCGAGCCTGCGCCGGTTTATCGACGATATGGCCAAGCTTTCAGACCTCCCGCGACTCGAAATCGATGCGCGGGTCGATCCACATATAGGTGAGATCGGAGATCAGCCCTAAAACGAGTCCCACGAGCGAAAAGATGTAGAGCGTGGCAAAAATCACCGGGTAATCGCGGGTCAGGACCGATTGAAAACCGAGCAATCCCAGGCCGTCGAGCGAAAAGATCGTTTCGATCAGGAGCGACCCGCCAAAGAACGCGCCAACGAATGCTCCTGGAAAGCCGGCGATCACGATCAGCATGGCGTTGCGGAACACATGGCCGTAAAGAACCCGGTTCTCGGTCAGGCCCTTGGCGCGC carries:
- a CDS encoding ABC transporter permease, with protein sequence MAISSINRRRLANFRRNRRGHISFWIFVILVVVTLFAEAISNDKPLLVSYQGELLFPVVIDYPETKFGGFLAVTQYRSSVIQNEIEENGWAIWPLFRFSHRTVDTALPRPAPTPPSWLMSQEENCSRYRQGASDPGCVFGNMHVLGTDDQGRDVLARLIYGFRISVLFGLTLTILSSVVGIVAGAAQGYFGGWTDLLFQRFIEVWTSIPSLYLLLIISSVIAPSFWVLLIILLLFSWVALVGVVRAEFLRGRNFEYVNAARALGVGNWTIMFRHLMPNAMVATITFVPFILGGSITTLTALDFLGFGLPPGSPSLGELLAQGKNNLQAPWLGLTGFAVISIMLSLLVFAGEAVRDAFDPRKTFG